The following coding sequences lie in one Rutidosis leptorrhynchoides isolate AG116_Rl617_1_P2 chromosome 4, CSIRO_AGI_Rlap_v1, whole genome shotgun sequence genomic window:
- the LOC139841806 gene encoding MADS-box transcription factor 23-like, which yields MGRGKIEIKKIENVSTRQVTFSKRRSGLIKKAHELSVLCDAEVGIIVFSNTGRLYEFCSSSMSGIIDRYNRANEPSTSLIQAEMRQEQAELELLRNEVRRLKHENARLMGNNLGGASVQELHQLQQQLTDGLMSVKEKKDALLFEEIDRSNRKERELDYENDILRGEIKKLRQLLPFAQQPTQSGFIEFTPATVPTTSDAGHSKHDQVSPDTVCYYGSDNTDSETALQLRLECGDHSKKDAVLPKRENISSSCASDEMDQSS from the exons ATGGGTAGAGGAAAGATTGAAATCAAGAAAATTGAGAATGTAAGTACAAGACAAGTTACTTTTTCAAAGAGGCGTTCTGGGCTGATAAAGAAAGCTCATGAGCTTTCTGTGCTTTGTGATGCTGAAGTTGGGATTATTGTGTTTTCAAATACTGGGCGTCTTTATGAGTTCTGCAGTTCTAG CATGAGTGGAATAATTGACCGCTACAACAGAGCGAATGAGCCATCCACATCACTAATACAGGCTGAGATG AGGCAAGAACAAGCAGAGCTAGAACTTCTGAGAAATGAAGTGAGAAGACTCAAACATGAAAATGC GAGGTTAATGGGTAATAATCTTGGTGGCGCGAGCGTGCAGGAACTTCATCAGTTACAGCAACAGCTCACTGATGGTTTAATGTCTGTCAAAGAAAAAAAG GATGCTTTGCTGTTTGAGGAGATCGATCGTTCAAATCGTAAG GAGCGAGAGCTTGATTATGAAAATGACATTCTTCGAGGAGAA ATTAAAAAGTTAAGGCAACTTTTGCCGTTTGCTCAGCAACCTACACAATCAGGTTTCATAGAATTTACTCCTGCTACGGTGCCAACTACAAGTGATGCTGGCCATTCTAAACATGACCAAGTCAGCCCAGATACCGTCTGTTATTATGGATCCGATAACACCGATTCAGAAACAGCACTTCAGTTGAG GCTAGAATGCGGGGACCACTCGAAAAAGGATGCCGTGTTGCCAAAGAGGGAAAATATATCGAGTAGTTGTGCGAGTGACGAGATGGATCAATCATCATGA